The Micropterus dolomieu isolate WLL.071019.BEF.003 ecotype Adirondacks linkage group LG22, ASM2129224v1, whole genome shotgun sequence genome contains a region encoding:
- the sall1b gene encoding sal-like protein 1: MSRRKQPKPQQVQDLSFNDETCLSSASAPAVRGSARVCSRCCAEFNVLSDLEQHQRDCSPSPLVLILNEDDELLSSSKIFPAASPAASPAGGPGETLSNSEMENSNTPSQDRSSKGAGLRESQGSTSSKQSISTECDTVLPQSLPYPGCPAAQEGHSWMKIIIKNLESTKVAMAQYSQLAHSDDCRRKTAIWSVLQQLFTLQIQQIHQLQLIDQIHHQVLLFASHPAGIPETLGICTKDFSSSESTNQLKALSTHLSQQLAAAAGIARCLSAQSANISDFKHFTATEQLNQSQPDSRNGLSSSEASQTFSKLMTTAVGGHVSKKQHMECGSSNSQLNFLTKTKMSSLIFNNNGFIGQTSENSHVLRPSSHSEHTASNSIPNITAIVEDLDALAALAQQRKCKNLKPYAPTASSEESLFKRRCRFCSKVFGSDSALQIHLRSHTGERPYKCNVCGNRFSTQGNLKVHFQRHKERYPHAQMNPYLCLDNAEIPFRMSLSPEKAAARWLDRSPSSSSMTSGSLEQFDSTSLSSLIKKEDGLMLAHNPLAHRDPSFDSAANMTFRFKENPKKDSDSVETRQQRTSLKNEDVIPSFNFVSMTTKSEESADVIPHPNSTSFSGFFSLQCSDNPTLRLPSDTNRVSDPNECVICHRILSCQSALRMHYRTHTGERPYPCKLCGRAFTTKGNLKTHQTVHRATVPLRVQHSCPICQRKFMNVGVLQQHVRCVHHMHMEGHLPNADCTNQKYSVDCNEGFGDNTTLNHRKNFLNDNNGSICVNQLSRFKSLSIHLSPCPFGKHLIDANKMTSYNGPFGELQHKWIKTERPDGSNEECRQTNIQSAGQWTNTFPMPDSSALNQSLSASGQDSMYNKTVRLDEPLQARLNATTLTLCASATSPTELPVFNHAEDSLSLIPNLREKAVIKITYCDICGKNFACQSALDIHYRSHTKERPFICTTCKRGFSTKGNLKQHMLTHQMRDFPLHLFEPSYPNEAPNHDGSLLSSVNSEMTALLNSSFRGGKDLYGPSEILSVSELPEGAAAPPRRTPKYHHCKTCGKSFSSSSALQIHERTHTGERPFACAVCGRAFTTKGNLKVHMGTHMWNSAPSRRGRRLSVDRSSLGSGTRPVKLPEPPQKNLAMVSNARESVHSWNQSPELFQAGVKMNDVCVTQSGQVGLREKVCLWNLHLTDHNDPSAL; this comes from the exons ATGTCGCGGAGGAAACAACCCAAACCACAGCAGGTCCAGGATTTATCTTTCAACG ACGAGACGTGTCTCAGCTCGGCATCTGCTCCTGCGGTGCGTGGCAGTGCTCGTGTCTGCAGCCGATGCTGCGCTGAGTTTAACGTGCTATCAGACCTGGAACAACACCAGAGGGATTGCTCTCCAAGTCCTCTGGTTCTGATTCTGAATGAGGATGACGAGCTGCTGTCCAGCAGCAAAATCTTCCCTGCAGCCTCACCAGCAGCCAGCCCAGCAGGGGGGCCGGGTGAAACACTCAGTAACTCTGAGATGGAAAACAGCAACACCCCATCGCAGGACAGGTCCAGCAAAGGAGCAGGGCTCAGAGAAAGCCAAGGAAGCACCAGCAGTAAGCAGAGCATCAGTACTGAATGTGACACTGTCCTCCCACAATCCTTACCTTATCCTGGCTGCCCAGCTGCCCAAGAAGGACACTCGTGGATGAAGATCATTATTAAAAACCTTGAGAGCACCAAAGTGGCCATGGCTCAGTATTCCCAGCTGGCGCACTCAGACGACTGTCGCAGAAAGACCGCCATCTGGTCTGTGTTGCAACAGCTCTTCACCCTGCAAATACAGCAAATCCACCAGCTGCAGCTCATTGATCAGATCCATCACCAGGTTCTATTGTTTGCTTCTCATCCAGCCGGGATACCAGAGACCCTGGGGATCTGCACCAAGGACTTCTCGTCTTCAGAATCCACCAATCAGCTCAAGGCTCTCAGCACTCATCTGTCTCAGCAGCTTGCTGCAGCTGCCGGGATAGCCAGATGCTTATCAGCTCAGTCTGCTAACATAAGTGACTTCAAGCATTTTACGGCCACAGAGCAGCTAAATCAAAGTCAACCTGACAGCAGAAATGGGCTGTCAAGCTCAGAGGCCTCACAAACGTTTAGTAAGCTCATGACAACAGCAGTTGGTGGACATGTttccaaaaaacaacacatggaATGTGGTTCTTCTAACTCCCAACTGAATTTCTTGACCAAAACCAAGATGTCCTCTTTGATTTTTAACAATAACGGCTTCATCGGTCAGACTTCTGAAAACTCCCACGTACTTCGACCTTCATCTCACAGCGAGCACACAGCGTCAAATTCCATACCAAACATCACTGCGATTGTGGAGGATCTGGATGCCCTGGCAGCCTTGGCCCAACAGAGGAAATGCAAGAATCTGAAGCCTTATGCTCCCACGGCGTCTTCAGAAGAGTCTCTCTTCAAACGCAGATGCAGATTTTGCAGCAAAGTGTTTGGGAGTGACAGCGCTTTGCAAATTCATCTGCGATCACACACCGGTGAACGGCCCTACAAGTGCAACGTCTGTGGAAACAGGTTCTCCACCCAGGGGAACTTAAAGGTTCATTTTCAGAGGCACAAAGAGAGATACCCACACGCCCAAATGAACCCTTATCTGTGCCTGGACAATGCAGAGATTCCTTTTCGGATGTCCTTGTCACCAGAGAAAGCAGCAGCAAGATGGCTAGATAGGTCACCATCTTCATCTTCAATGACCTCTGGTTCCCTGGAACAGTTTGACTCAACCAGCCTGTCATCTCTCATCAAGAAAGAGGACGGCCTTATGTTAGCACACAATCCCCTTGCTCACCGTGATCCTTCCTTTGATTCAGCAGCAAACATGACCTTTAGATTTAAAGAAAACCCTAAAAAGGACTCGGACTCAGTGGAGACCAGGCAACAAAGAACGAGTCTTAAAAATGAAGATGTAATACCATCTTTTAACTTTGTCTCAATGACCACAAAGTCAGAGGAATCCGCTGATGTTATACCCCATCCCAATTCTACCTCATTTTCAGGATTCTTCTCATTACAGTGCTCTGACAACCCCACACTCCGGCTGCCATCAGACACCAATAGAGTGTCAGACCCAAACGAGTGTGTCATCTGCCACCGCATACTCAGTTGTCAGAGTGCCCTGAGGATGCATTATCGGACACATACAGGGGAGCGCCCATACCCGTGTAAACTGTGTGGCCGAGCTTTCACTACCAAAGGAAACCTGAAGACACACCAAACTGTTCACCGGGCCACAGTCCCGTTGAGGGTCCAGCACTCGTGCCCCATCTGCCAAAGGAAGTTCATGAATGTTGGCGTCTTGCAGCAACATGTAAGGTGCGTACACCACATGCACATGGAAGGTCACTTACCCAATGCAGACTGTACGAATCAGAAATACTCAGTGGATTGTAATGAAGGATTTGGCGACAACACAACATTGAATCATAGGAAGAACTTTTTGAATGACAACAATGGAAGCATTTGTGTCAACCAACTGTCTAGATTCAAATCCCTATCCATCCATTTGTCCCCTTGTCCGTTTGGTAAACATCTAATTGACGCTAACAAGATGACAAGTTACAACGGGCCATTTGGGGAGCTGCAGCATAAATGGATCAAAACGGAGCGGCCAGATGGATCAAACGAGGAATGTCGTCAAACAAACATCCAATCTGCTGGACAGTGGACTAACACATTCCCCATGCCTGACAGTTCAGCTCTCAATCAGTCTCTGTCCGCTAGTGGCCAAGATTCAATGTACAATAAAACTGTGAGGCTGGACGAACCATTACAGGCGAGGCTCAACGCAACCACATTAACGCTCTGTGCATCTGCTACATCACCCACTGAGCTACCAGTATTTAACCATGCCGAGGATTCTCTGAGCCTGATTCCCAATCTCAGAGAAAAGGCGGTTATAAAGATCACTTACTGTGATATATGCGGGAAGAATTTTGCCTGTCAAAGTGCCTTGGATATCCACTACAGAAGCCATACCAAGGAGAGACCATTTATCTGCACAACATGCAAGAGGGGCTTTTCCACTAAGGGGAATCTCAAGCAGCACATGCTTACACATCAAATGAGGGACTTCCCGCTACATCTCTTTGAACCCTCCTATCCTAACGAAGCACCCAACCATGATGGCTCCCTGTTGTCCAGTGTAAACTCAGAGATGACCGCTTTACTGAACTCCTCTTTTAGGGGTGGCAAGGATCTTTATGGTCCTTCAGAGATCCTCTCCGTTTCTGAGCTGCCTGAAGGTGCTGCAGCACCACCTCGCCGGACGCCCAAATACCACCACTGCAAGACTTGTGGGAAgagcttctcctcctccagtgcTCTGCAGATCCACGAGAGGACTCACACCGGGGAAAGGCCCTTTGCCTGCGCTGTCTGCGGACGGGCTTTCACTACCAAAGGAAACCTAAAG